GATCTCAAACGCCGCATGTGGAAGGACCGCATGCGTATGCAGAAGCTAAAAACCAAGAAGGAAATCAACACTTCCACTTGTAGCAAAGATTTATTAGAAGGTGATGAAGACGACGACTCACAAGCTAAGGAAGAACAATCTCGCCGTAAAAAGATGTCAAGATCTCAAGATTCAGTCCTCAAGTACATGGTAAAAATCATGGAGATTTGCAAAGGTCAAGGCTTCGTTTATGGGATCGTGCCAGAAAAAGGGAAGCCTGTAACTGGCTCATCGGATAGTTTAAGGGAGTGGTGGAAGGAGAAGGTGAGGTTTGAGCAAAATGCCCCAGCTGCCATTGCTGCATTCTTGCCTAAATTAGTGGAAGTAAATATATTGGATCCTAATTCATGCATGCATCTTCTTCAAGACTTGCAAGATACTACTTTAGGCTCACTACTTTCTGCCCTAATGCAACATTGTATACCTCCACAAAGGAGGTTTCCTTTGGATAGAGGGTTGCCCCCACCTTGGTGGCCCACAGGGAAGGAACTTTGGTGGGGTGATCAAGGTTTTGCACAAAAATTCGGCCCACCACCTTACAAGAAACCTCATGACTTGAAAAAGGCGTGGAAAGTAAGTGTTTTGGCTGCTATTATCAAACATATGTCTACTAATTTGGATAAGATGAGGAGGTTGGTGAAACAATCCAAGAGTTTGCAAAACAAGATGACAGCTAAAGAAACAGCTACTTGGTCAAAAGTTGTTAACCAAGAAGAAGTCCTTCTCAAGCTCACTGAAAAAGCTCtcaagatttcaacatcaaaggaggaggaggaagaagaagaagaagaagaagaagaagaagaagaagaagaagaagaagaagaagaagaagaagaagaagaagaagaagaaaataagggAAAAGAAGATGAATATCTTGCTTTGGTACCCAAAATTGGTAATCATGTCAATTTATTTGATGGCTCTACTTTGATGAGAAAGGAGAAAAGGAAGGGTGTTTTTGAGAGTCACATAGACATGGAGGATGAGCTTTATGCTACCCAAAATTCAAATAATTGCACGCAAAGTGATTTAGGTAATTCAAGAATTGACTCCGAGAAGGGGGAGGATCAATTACTTAATATGTCCATCAACAACTTTCCTAGCTTGATTGAAGCACAACCAATTCCAAATGAAGAAATAATGGTTGGCCATGGCCAACATGATTGGGTGAACATGGAGATAAAAAGGAGCTTCGATAGCTACAATGCATCACAAAATGCTAATGGAGGATCAGTTGTGGAGAATTTCCAAGGATTTTGGGGAGGCAATGTCCTTGAACAACTTCATTATGATCCCTCTACTTATGGAAACATGAATTTGAATGCTACTCCACAAGAAGATGTTGTTCTACATCATCAAGCTCCTATTTCTGTTTGGGATTTGGCATATGAGGATACATCTGATTAAAGCTCCAGTTAAAAGTAAACAATTAGCGCTTTTTGTGTTTCCATTTTCTTCTTTCGAACATTTAGTTAATTACCATTGTGGATTACTTGTATTTCTTATTTTAGACACGCTTTATGGACAT
This sequence is a window from Nicotiana tomentosiformis chromosome 5, ASM39032v3, whole genome shotgun sequence. Protein-coding genes within it:
- the LOC104113687 gene encoding putative ETHYLENE INSENSITIVE 3-like 4 protein, translating into MVEFQEIIEPLSPMSEVEENQELDDEEINYNDLKRRMWKDRMRMQKLKTKKEINTSTCSKDLLEGDEDDDSQAKEEQSRRKKMSRSQDSVLKYMVKIMEICKGQGFVYGIVPEKGKPVTGSSDSLREWWKEKVRFEQNAPAAIAAFLPKLVEVNILDPNSCMHLLQDLQDTTLGSLLSALMQHCIPPQRRFPLDRGLPPPWWPTGKELWWGDQGFAQKFGPPPYKKPHDLKKAWKVSVLAAIIKHMSTNLDKMRRLVKQSKSLQNKMTAKETATWSKVVNQEEVLLKLTEKALKISTSKEEEEEEEEEEEEEEEEEEEEEEEEEEEEEENKGKEDEYLALVPKIGNHVNLFDGSTLMRKEKRKGVFESHIDMEDELYATQNSNNCTQSDLGNSRIDSEKGEDQLLNMSINNFPSLIEAQPIPNEEIMVGHGQHDWVNMEIKRSFDSYNASQNANGGSVVENFQGFWGGNVLEQLHYDPSTYGNMNLNATPQEDVVLHHQAPISVWDLAYEDTSD